A single Mesomycoplasma ovipneumoniae DNA region contains:
- a CDS encoding Nif3-like dinuclear metal center hexameric protein — MKTKVIGDFLLEKFPLENCQDWDNCGWNLFFDSEISKVLICIDLTQSVLDFAIKNNYNLIISHHPFFFYPTKKEEFQNSPYKRKISSLLKKHSISVLGLHTNFDSTDNQTAFSIANQWDLDASGAIKIDDFNILIENNLKVSEILKRISLNSNLVTFRANFSQDFLPKKVAILPGSGGILACLLAKKQKADLVITSDLKWSDQLTIKHHKIKVLEIPHLIEQVFTDKIAQILQEKFKNIEIHSFKLPEILSEVKIKW; from the coding sequence ATGAAAACAAAAGTAATCGGCGATTTTTTGCTTGAAAAATTTCCCTTGGAAAACTGTCAAGACTGAGATAATTGCGGTTGAAATCTCTTTTTTGATTCTGAAATTTCTAAGGTTCTTATTTGCATTGATCTTACACAAAGTGTTTTAGATTTTGCTATTAAAAATAATTATAATTTAATAATTTCCCATCATCCTTTCTTTTTTTATCCCACAAAAAAGGAAGAATTTCAAAATTCGCCATACAAGAGAAAAATTTCGAGCCTTCTAAAAAAACACTCAATTAGCGTGCTCGGGCTCCACACGAATTTTGACTCAACAGACAACCAAACTGCATTTTCAATCGCCAACCAGTGAGATCTAGATGCAAGTGGCGCTATAAAAATTGATGATTTTAACATTTTAATTGAAAACAATTTAAAGGTCTCAGAAATTTTAAAAAGAATTTCACTAAATAGCAATTTAGTGACTTTTCGAGCTAATTTTTCACAAGATTTTTTGCCAAAAAAAGTGGCAATTCTTCCAGGTTCAGGTGGAATTTTAGCATGTCTTTTAGCAAAAAAACAAAAAGCCGATCTTGTTATAACTTCTGATCTCAAATGATCAGATCAGCTTACGATCAAGCATCATAAAATCAAAGTTTTAGAAATTCCCCACCTTATTGAGCAAGTTTTTACTGATAAAATTGCCCAAATATTACAAGAAAAATTTAAAAACATCGAAATTCACAGTTTTAAATTACCTGAAATTTTAAGCGAGGTTAAAATCAAATGATAA